CCGAACCTTGCTCGCCGACCTCGGCACCCTGACCGCCAACACCATGCGGGTGGCCTGAGGTGGTCCCGCATTTTCGGACAGTCGGCTAAGGTGTATTCCAGAGCCTTCGGGAGGCACTGGAATGGCGACGAGACGACGGCGTCGGTTCACGGCGGACTTCAAGAAGCGGGTGGCGCTCGAGGCGTTGCGGGGGGACCGAACGGTGCAGGAGATCGCCACCCGACACGAGGTCCATCCGAATCAGGTGAGTACCTGGAAGCGGCAGGCCATCGACGGGTTGGAGGAGGTCTTCGGCGGCAGCAGAGCGTCTCGCCAATCGGAACACGAGGCGACGATCCGGGACCTGCACGCAAAGATCGGCGAGCTGACGGTGGAGCGGGATTTTTTTCTGCGCGGATTCCAACGCTGAGCCGGGCCGAGCGCCAGCAGTTGGTCGACCGCGGCGGCGCGTTGAGCATCAGCCGTCAGTGCGCGTTGCTCGGCATCAGCCGCTCGTCGGTGTACTACAGGCCGCGGGGAGAAAGCGCGGAGAGTCTGGCGTTGATGCGGCGGATGGACGCCTTCACCATGCTCACCAAGCCCACACCCGTGCAGCAACGCAGCTTCGAGCTGCTGGGAGTCACCCCGCAAATGTAGCCAGCACACAACACCATCGAAACCTGTAACTCCACCACCAACAGTGACTTATCAGCGATCGGCCTGGAAACTTCCGTTTAGACACCACAGACACCACTGACGTTCCTGTGGACCTCGATCGGTCCTTGGGGCCTGACTGTGAGTTACGCCAGCCTGTAGCCAACGTCGCGAGGCGTCACAGCCCGCACGATTGGTCCGGCCGATCCGGCGCTTCGGGATTTCCGAGGACAATCCAGGCTACTCGCCGCCGGGGTCGCCCATCGTCATCGTCCGATGCATCTTCCACGAGCCGTCGGCCTGGCGTTGGAGGATCCGCATGAGCTTGCCGCCGCCGGAGAACAATTCCCCGGAGGCGCGCGACCGGGAGCTCGATAGAAGGGTGCCCCACTGGAAGGCGTAGTCGCCGGAGACGATGGTCTCTTCGAAGTCGAGCACGTGCTCCACCGGTTCGAGCAGGTCGGACATTGCTCTGGCGCCTTCCAGAAGCGCAGCGTTGGCGCTGCGTCCGCGCACCACTGCGCCTGGGGAGATCACCACGAAGTCCTCGGTCCACTGCGAGATCAGTGCGTCGAAGTCGCTCGACAGCACCGCGTCGACGTCGTGCTGGTTGAGCGCCTCGATGGCGCGGAGCTCCTCCTCCAGATCGGGTGCCCCGGACGTGCAGGCGGCGGCCGCGGCCAGGACGAGGAGCAGGAAACGGGCCAGATTGCTCCACACGGTTTCGACGGTCGTACCGATCCTCATACTCCTCAACCCCACTCCAAGCCCCATGTCTCGTGCCGACACGCGCCGATTCCAGAGTCCTTCACGTCGCGCGCTACTCGCACCGAAGCGCGGCCAGTGGGTCGACGCGCGCCGCTCTGCGCGCGGGTACCAGGCTGGCGACGAGCGCGACTCCGGCCAGCAGCGCCACGACGAACAGAAGCGTGACCCCGTCGAACGCTTCGATCCCGATGAGAAACGCCTGCAGAGCGCGGCCGAGCACGCCCGCGCCGCCAAGCCCGGCGAGCAACCCGAGTGCCAGCGGAACGGCATTTCGACGAATGAAGCCATTGACTACCTGCCTGGCCGT
This is a stretch of genomic DNA from Acidobacteriota bacterium. It encodes these proteins:
- a CDS encoding transposase, with the translated sequence MATRRRRRFTADFKKRVALEALRGDRTVQEIATRHEVHPNQVSTWKRQAIDGLEEVFGGSRASRQSEHEATIRDLHAKIGELTVERDFFLRGFQR
- a CDS encoding DUF4440 domain-containing protein, with translation MSARDMGLGVGLRSMRIGTTVETVWSNLARFLLLVLAAAAACTSGAPDLEEELRAIEALNQHDVDAVLSSDFDALISQWTEDFVVISPGAVVRGRSANAALLEGARAMSDLLEPVEHVLDFEETIVSGDYAFQWGTLLSSSRSRASGELFSGGGKLMRILQRQADGSWKMHRTMTMGDPGGE